AGAATTAGTTCTTATTGGACCCGAGTATGACTTTGTGCAAGAGTGTGGGTCGTTTGCATGGGAGCTGTGTTGGCCAAGTATATGTGCAATTGTTTGAACTGAAAATATTCTTGTCAAAGCTTCTAGAAGAAGTCTCAAGCATTGGAGTGAAGTTTCATTGGCTTGAAATTCATGAGACAAAGCATGGAGCTAAAAGACTTAGAGGAGAATGAGCCAACAAGGCTTTCTCttcaaaagataaacttgtGGGCCTACTTTATACTTTGTTTAGATTCTCCATTCAAGACGTGCTGGGAGATAGTATTTCAGCTCTTGGAgccaaaatcaatggaaaagaTCAAGCTAGTTCAAGTATACCAAAGGCTCATAATTAAAGTGATGaaaggtcaagatttgaaggTACAAATTGATCCAATGGTTATCATTGAAAGTTGCAAAGCTCACACCTTTTATATTGCTTCCAATGGTTGGATTTTGTGTGATGGAGATTTGTTGATTCAAATTGATCAAGGGCCAAGATTTAAAGATTCATGGAAGGTCAAGATTGAAACTTTGAGATTGATCCAATGGTGGAGAATGTGTAAAAACAAATGAAGTTAGGGTTCTCTCACATTTGGAAGATTTGGAGAAGAAATTTAAGAAGTATTCTTTGAGAGAAATTGCTATCAATCTTCaacaatcatcaagctttcttccTAATTGCTACATAATCTTCTTCATCAAGTGAAAGATCTTCTCCAACACAAGCCTCTACACTCAAAGACTTCTCACTACTATATCTTTTGTAAAAGAGAAGTTCTTacatcctttaggctttgttttcTCAATATCAAAACTTCTCTTACTCTAAATATCATATCCTAGCTTGAGAGTGTTGTTGTattcttgagagttccacactaAATAGCTCAGTGCTTACTTCTGAGAACCTTATTCTTCAAACCTTGCTAAAGTCCCTTGCGAATGACAGTGTATTCTTGAGTTTGGGGGTGTGCAAATAACCTttgtgtaaggagttttgtagGACTCTTAAAATCACGCCTTATTGGAGTTGAAAAAATCCCatgttggtgaatctaggtagtagacgtaggagaagggtctccgaactactataaatcactgtgttgatcttgtttttttttttttgcttttactTGCTACTTGTTTTAAATTGCTTgaatttcaaaaccctaatttgtcTATgattagcagtctaacttaaacttagaattttttatctgaatttttgatatagtatttatCAAAGTGTTGTGACatttcatataaaatttcattgtatttcgacatcatttgataagTGAAATCTGTGTTACAAAATCTGTGCGTGTGGTGTTGTTtgtaaaatctgtttttgcaattcttaattatttgatatttgatcattcatcatattgtatcacatcttgcattggattgaatcaTGATTAGTACAATGATTAGAGTCCAAAGTTGTGTGCTctttgttaattgacattgatttgtttgaaattgtaaaaagtgattccaattggaatttggggacacaattcaccctcTCCTGTGTTAAGCATAATCCCTCATATGTCTTGGTGGAGCTTAGAGATGGCATGTGTGGTAATTATGGGATAGAGATTTGAGTCCAAATCGGCCTTCGACTCATGAATGGCTGCTGAAATTGATGATTACATTTGTTCTGATTGAGATTTGAGTGATGAGTCGTTTGGTTGATAGGATTATTCTTTAATGGCTCCGTGAAAGTTTTGCAGCACACAATTTTTTGACATACCAATCCTAGTATTGCTCAGTGTGGGTACTATAATCACACAACATTTTGTGTTCAAAGTAATCTATCACCTTATATATGTCACGTCTTCAGTATAATTTTGGATTCATATAGCGAATCAATCACAGATTGATAAGGATTGCATAAGTGTTTGCTAACTATGCATTTATATGGGAACAATAATAttaaaaacagtaacattaattaTAACTGTGTCATTGCATTGAGTATAAtgcaaatattttttatttttcaaaacagAAAAATTATGAACAATACCTTTGTCATATTTTATTAGTCTAATCTTATTGTTTCGAAACAATCATACTAGAACATTAAAAGGTGCATTTGAGGCCCTAAGCAGTGGAATTTGTCAAAAGTAGGGTGGGGCTCGTAACATTGCTACCATTCTTGATCACCACCTTAAAACGAGTCACCTAATCAAATTTTGTGCGATTTTGACGTTATTGtttttatgttactgtttctaatgttactgtttataATATCTCTCAAAACTCAACTTAATAACCTTCACGTATAAGGAAGGAAAACTGTGATTACACctaaaagaagagaaaggaaaaaagaacagAACCATTGAACAACAATTACAGGAGTCAACAATTATAGTTGTGTCCAAGATCCACCAAAACAACCTTGGCTACAAGTAGATAATACGCCAACAAATGTTATATCATCTGGTTTAAAACTTTAAATCCTTCATTGGTCATCAAAGAGAAATGCTCAAGGTCCTTGTCTGCATGCCCATGAATGGCCAATCCAGATAATGGCGTTCCAAGGAGCCACACGCTTCGTTGCTTCATGGTTTGGATTGTTTTCTAGGCTTCTTGGGTGGTATCAGGGGGGTTGAGAGGGAAGCATGTGTCATCCGCACCAGTGTTCCATAGAAACTGTGCATAGTCAGCATGATAATAAGTATTGTTAGGATCAGCATCAATGGCTTTTAAGAAGCTCTCTTCAGCTGCCCACAAATCGCTCTTTGCTTTCCAAAGGAAGAACGCGTACTTGCTGTATGCCTCCGCGTCCGGTGGTTCTACAACTGTAGCTTTCTTAAAGTACTCCTCTGCCCTGTTTGTCATTAACACAATAACACAAAGTCACGATCAGCTCATTTGTTGCAGTATCTTTGATATTTCTATGAAATGAAAGTATCCACCACAAACACACCAATCAGATTCAAATACACCCAACCCACATCTATATTCAACAAACGCCAATAAAATAATCAtggaagaattttttttgatatttaccTGTCGTAATCATGGGCAACGGAGAAGAGAAATTGAGCATAATTTGAGAGGAGAAGAGGGTTATTAGGATCCAGAGTCAACTGTGATCGATAGAAAAAGTCTGTTTTGAAGAAACCCACAAAATCATCTGGTTCAATCTTTGCGTTTGCAGGGGAGACTAATCTCTGCATGTTCCCGTGATCCAGAGCTTCATCTTTCCCTGACGCTTGCATTCTTGATGCTTCTTCAACTACGGAATTACATAATtttaactcttcttctctactgtCTTGCCCTGTAATGGACTCTGCTTCCTCTGTATTACCTGAGGGGGACACCTGTGAAGCTCCATCAGGGACAATTGTTCTGTACTGGTCCGAACTGGCAAACTTGCCATCACCGTCATTGCCATTGACTCCAGGACGGACCTTGCCACCACCGCCATTGTTACCGCCTATGGAAGTTCTCTTGCCATCGGAAGACGAGACTGAAAATGACTTGATCGCTGAATAATCAAACTTTCGACTCCTCCGGTCCTGTAATTCCTCCATCACTAACGTTGTCGCTGCTCGAGTATAAGATGTGAGAGGTACAGCAGCTGCGATGGCAGCATTACTCGCCATGGAATGTACAGAAAAGTTTGCCAGTAGAATCATCACATACACCATGAGAGTCGGTGTATGTGAGAACACTTGTTGGAATAGCCACACGAAGGAAGCGTGCATTTCCTTCTGTACGCGACCAAGAATCCCCTGCAAATCCTCATAAAACAGAAACTCCCTCATCTGTAACGTGTAGCTCTGGAGCTCTCTTATTATAAACACCATGGACGAGAAGGCCTTTTGTACAGAACAATAGGCTGATTCCCCTGCTTCTCCAAAACCTTCTTGCCATtgcatcttcttctttatcattcGGAGTGAAAGTGGAAGATCAACGCTATTTGCTTTCATTTCAATACTCGCCTGTATAAACTCTGAAGACTCTAAGCTGTTGTCGTGACTGTCTCTTGTATCAGAAGCTACCTCCGATTCATCATCCACGGAGGCGTTGTTGCCGTTATCATTGTCTTCGACGTCGGAGAGTTGAAACCTAAGTGCTAATTCTTGCATCTTCTTGGAGAATTCTTCGTCCGAGAAGGAGTCCAAGCTGGCACTGCAAGCTCTCCTCATAGTCCGAACACCGGACTTAGGGTACTCGTAAGACCGAGATCTGCGGAGCTTCGACGACGACGGGGAACCAAATAGAGCCGATCGGTCTAGTCTCTGCACGTACCGGCACACGAAAGTAGTAGCTCCTCCTTCACTGAGGCACCGTCGTTTCGATGAAGGAGACGAAATTGCAGAGGCTAGCGcttgtgaggaagaagaaggatgaGGGATCACCGGCTGCGGCAATTGAAAACACGTCGTAGCTACTTTCACCCCCATTTGTTGAAGCGAAAAGGCTTGTCAGATTCTTTAAAAGGCACTATGTAAGAACAACTATttgccttttctcttctttccaaTTCACTTGAACCTGAAAAATCAACGGAAACAATCATGCGTCAATAAATGAAACTGTTCGAATTCCATCTCACTCTCGTCCTTTCTCTCTCGTACTGATTTTCCGGGAAACATAGGCAAACAAAGACCAGAAACCTCAATTCCTCCACTCAAAATTTCTAAAATAGAGGCCATAGAGCATACGATAGTGAATCCTTACTCTCGCTGGAAAATCGGATCTAGaaaccagaagaaaaaaaaaggcatagaATTTGAGATCCCTAAAACAACTCACTTTTGTTTTGTAGAATCTCCGACGAAATTTCCGACGAACAACCAAATCACATCACCGTAGCTTCAGTAATAGCAGCAAGGAAGAGAGAAACCTCTCTGGATCTTTTTGGCTCTTTAAATAAGCCTAAATTTGTACCATGGATCCGAACATCGTGTGGAAAAGGTAATTCCGGTTACCCGGTTGCACGGGGATTTTTATTGGGCAGTTTTATCGTTCTACGTGTCCACATCCACCGCCATCCCCATTAAACCGGTTATGAAAGCGTGACTTCACGCATATACGAAACGTGACCAAATTTTTGACGGCGTGATTGCTTttcaaataattatttatttataattgtatCTCGATCAAACTTTAATAATGAGGTGATTCGGTTAACCATCAATTAGATTAAGTATATGTGTGATCAAGATTCGATTCGAatcgaaaaaaataattaacaatgaaattttaaaaaaataataatatacttGCTTCTATAAACAAGTCTAAAGTAAGGCCATAGAACTCCAAAGTAGAAATAAGCGACGGTCTAAATAATCCAAGTAGGTTGCCATGAGCCCGTAATAATCTTGGATATTGTTCACTCAAATCAAGTCCGTACGTTGTTTGGGTTCTTTTAATCATTataggaaaataaaaaaaagtcacGCGCATAATTATTCGGATGTTCGTGCTGAGTGTTGTGTATCGTACATTGATGAAAAAATAATATcttcaatattaaaatatatcttTTAATATCACACGATAATTACGAACTTGGAATTTGTTCTCTCCCTGCGTTAAAACTGAAGAGGCGAGGAACCGACGGTTCAAACTGAGAGTTGGTAAAGGCAAGTTGTCTGACGCTATGCATGGGGCTTAAACCACTAGTGAAAGTGATTCCATATAAACTCAACGGACAATAATCGTTCACTAGAAATGAATTTAACGGGCGTGATTAATTCCCCAACATCACCATTTGTTTTCTAGTTTGTTTAATCAGTATGATTGTGTCCCATTTAGCGTCCATACTTTTCAAGATCAGGACATGTTTTCTACTTTTGTCTCTACTAATTGTAGTGCCAAAAAATCGTCATGGACTAATTTACCAGTCAATGCATGACCCAGTTAGCACAATTGGATGAGGCGTCAGTCAACGCACAATTTGACCAACAAAGTCGAACGAGACGAACCCAAGTCGGACAAGACCATAGATGTTCAAAAGCACATAAGCAACCCATATTCGGGCGTCCAAGCTAAGCAGCCCATACTCAGGCGTCCAAGCCCAAGTCGATTAATACGCAAGTTGGTCGACCACCCAGTCTGTCAACACAATTAGAACAAGTCTAAAGCGGTCCGGCCCATGGGCATCCAACATCTTCGGGCGGTCATCATCAGGCGACCAAACCAAAGACATTCCATGCCATCAACTGTCGACGAACGACGTTCGAGTCAGTCAACGACCAACTTGATCAACGCCCAAGTTGACTAACATCCAAGTTGATGAACGCTATGGACAGTTGGCGAGCATTGGTCATGCTCGCCTCAGGTATCAATCATCCAACTCAACTCCATCACATATCATGCTTATACGTGCATATTATCAATCATACAACTAAACCATGATCCCTTGCTCTGACTTGGTCGCCCTAAGGCAACGGTCCTCTGAGACCATTGTCGGACTTAGCCTCAATAAGACAAATACAACCTCTGACACAAGCATGCCGAGTCAGTTGACATGCAACATTGAGCCACCTGACCACTGTACAACCCTGACCTCAGCCAACCAAAATAGACCACGTGTCCTGACATTCGACACCACCTTCCCATATCTGCCTACGAATTGTACTATAGTACCCAGTATGTCAGCCTTGGTCGGCAAGTCACCCCACTATAAAAGCCCCCCTCTTCCTCAGGAGCAGGGATACGCAATCTTGGAGACTCAGACCCCTtgctctctcactttcttcaacCTTCGACTCACTCACAGCTCTCTTGCACCTTGCATTCTTCATTTTCCATACCAGCATTGGCATTTACGATTCTtatatctttgctttgaccAACCTGGTTTCGgttgactgacttgagcgtcagaggttctttggcaggtaccccaccAGTGCCCAAGTTCTTTTGATCTCAACCTTGCTTTGTTCCTCAGGATCTCGCTGTAGAAGGCCTCcatataaattacgttgactattcaacaatTGTAGATTTGGGTATCTACACTAATAAGAGAGAGTTGAATTTAAGGACGGAACCAGGAATTTATGTTAGGCGggactatcaaaagttggtgggggtccgggggcagcgcccccggaaattttttttaggctaTTTACATTATACCTATTTAATTGGCAGTACAAGTTACTGAAATTAGTTGATTAGACATTTAGGCTTACTGTTAGTTGAGATTCTTAAGACGAACTTATGAAGAAACACGGTTACACACTTGCACCAACGAAAGAGAGTAGGTACAAAGTGTGTTTTTATTTAGGTGGCTTAGTGTATATTTAGGCATGAAcatgtatataattgtatttttattcatttatgtataattatataagtatgtatgtatatgtatatgtatgtatgcatgtatccatatatatatatatgtgcttgtatatacgtgtaagtatatatatatataattaccaaacatttggggggactacagcctagtgtagtcccctCCTAAATCCACCCTTGGTTGAATTTATA
This genomic stretch from Tripterygium wilfordii isolate XIE 37 chromosome 22, ASM1340144v1, whole genome shotgun sequence harbors:
- the LOC119990499 gene encoding uncharacterized protein LOC119990499, with protein sequence MGVKVATTCFQLPQPVIPHPSSSSQALASAISSPSSKRRCLSEGGATTFVCRYVQRLDRSALFGSPSSSKLRRSRSYEYPKSGVRTMRRACSASLDSFSDEEFSKKMQELALRFQLSDVEDNDNGNNASVDDESEVASDTRDSHDNSLESSEFIQASIEMKANSVDLPLSLRMIKKKMQWQEGFGEAGESAYCSVQKAFSSMVFIIRELQSYTLQMREFLFYEDLQGILGRVQKEMHASFVWLFQQVFSHTPTLMVYVMILLANFSVHSMASNAAIAAAVPLTSYTRAATTLVMEELQDRRSRKFDYSAIKSFSVSSSDGKRTSIGGNNGGGGKVRPGVNGNDGDGKFASSDQYRTIVPDGASQVSPSGNTEEAESITGQDSREEELKLCNSVVEEASRMQASGKDEALDHGNMQRLVSPANAKIEPDDFVGFFKTDFFYRSQLTLDPNNPLLLSNYAQFLFSVAHDYDRAEEYFKKATVVEPPDAEAYSKYAFFLWKAKSDLWAAEESFLKAIDADPNNTYYHADYAQFLWNTGADDTCFPLNPPDTTQEA